The Cellulomonas fulva genome includes a window with the following:
- a CDS encoding aspartate-semialdehyde dehydrogenase — protein MNANEAMSGSAPTSGLTVAVVGATGQVGAVMRRLLEERDFPVGTIRYLASARSAGRTLPWRGADVVVEDVATADLSGIDIALFSAGGSTSKEHAPRFAAAGAVVVDNSSAWRRDPQVPLVVSEVNPEALDEIPLGIVANPNCTTMAAMPVLKVLHAEAGLRRLVVSTYQAVSGSGLAGAQELDQQVRAAVEQDTLALVHDGGAVSFPDPVKYVAPIAFDVIPLAGSIVEDGLAETDEEQKLRHESRKILAIDDLLVSGTCVRVPVFTGHSLSVNAEFARPISPERARELLADAPGVQLEDVPTPLKAAGSDPSLVGRIRSDEGAPEGRGLALFISNDNLRKGAALNAVQIAELLATRLTTHA, from the coding sequence ATGAACGCGAACGAGGCGATGAGCGGTAGCGCGCCCACCAGCGGGCTGACCGTCGCGGTCGTCGGCGCCACGGGCCAGGTCGGCGCGGTCATGCGCCGGCTGCTCGAGGAGCGCGACTTCCCGGTCGGCACCATCCGGTACCTCGCGTCCGCGCGCTCCGCCGGCCGCACCCTGCCGTGGCGCGGCGCCGACGTCGTCGTCGAGGACGTCGCGACCGCCGACCTGTCCGGCATCGACATCGCGCTGTTCTCGGCCGGTGGCTCGACGTCGAAGGAGCACGCCCCGCGCTTCGCCGCGGCGGGCGCGGTCGTCGTCGACAACTCCTCCGCGTGGCGCCGTGACCCGCAGGTCCCGCTCGTCGTCTCCGAGGTGAACCCGGAGGCGCTCGACGAGATCCCGCTCGGCATCGTCGCGAACCCGAACTGCACCACCATGGCCGCGATGCCGGTGCTCAAGGTCCTGCACGCGGAGGCCGGCCTGCGCCGTCTCGTCGTGTCCACCTACCAGGCGGTCTCCGGCTCCGGCCTCGCCGGCGCGCAGGAGCTGGACCAGCAGGTCCGCGCCGCGGTCGAGCAGGACACGCTCGCCCTGGTGCACGACGGCGGTGCCGTGTCCTTCCCCGACCCGGTCAAGTACGTGGCGCCGATCGCGTTCGACGTGATCCCGCTCGCGGGCTCGATCGTCGAGGACGGCCTGGCCGAGACCGACGAGGAGCAGAAGCTCCGGCACGAGTCGCGCAAGATCCTGGCGATCGACGACCTGCTGGTGTCCGGCACCTGCGTGCGCGTCCCGGTCTTCACGGGCCACTCGCTGTCGGTCAACGCCGAGTTCGCGCGGCCGATCAGCCCGGAGCGCGCCCGCGAGCTGCTCGCGGACGCACCCGGCGTGCAGCTCGAGGACGTCCCGACCCCGCTCAAGGCCGCGGGCAGCGACCCGTCCCTGGTCGGCCGCATCCGGTCCGACGAGGGTGCGCCCGAGGGCAGGGGCCTGGCGCTGTTCATCTCGAACGACAACCTGCGCAAGGGCGCCGCGCTCAACGCGGTCCAGATCGCCGAGCTCCTGGCAACCCGCCTCACCACGCACGCCTGA
- a CDS encoding sensor histidine kinase, with translation MTSTSDDAPRPPVPVPPGDLATTHPSAGADAATVAPALLGGRAFVLAPFTPATWRAVSQAVVGWVWLLAAGIVALTMIPTSVALVPALGVGVPLLVGSLVVARWFARAEIGRLALQTGARVPPADPRPAARPGWWPAFVAPLRDARAWTATAYAALGAVTSSVVFVLVVALGGAGLAGILVPVYGVGPVLHDALGWPDALLTAALVVVGVVALWLAALAAQGGSLLHVRMARGLLGRTRAAEEIAAAERARAQAEVRTAHVEATRTQVVGAADDERRRIERDLHDGAQQRLVALGVELGAARRRSAADPEAAAVALEHAHREVQETLAELRDLVRGIHPAVLTDRGLDAALSALAARTPLPVTVDAPDDDALAACGAAAQAAAYFVVAEALTNVAKHAGATSARVQVRCADGRLRLVVHDDGRGGAAASPGSGLDGLRSRIAALDGTFDLVSPAGAGTTLTVEVPCAS, from the coding sequence ATGACCTCGACCTCCGACGACGCGCCCCGGCCGCCCGTGCCGGTGCCGCCCGGCGACCTGGCGACCACGCACCCGTCCGCGGGCGCCGACGCCGCGACCGTGGCGCCCGCCCTCCTCGGAGGACGGGCCTTCGTGCTCGCCCCCTTCACGCCCGCGACGTGGCGCGCGGTGTCGCAAGCCGTCGTGGGCTGGGTCTGGCTGCTCGCGGCCGGCATCGTGGCGCTGACGATGATCCCGACGAGCGTGGCGCTGGTCCCGGCGCTCGGCGTCGGAGTGCCGCTGCTCGTCGGCTCGCTCGTGGTCGCCCGGTGGTTCGCCCGGGCGGAGATCGGCCGGCTGGCGCTGCAGACGGGCGCTCGCGTCCCGCCGGCGGACCCGCGTCCGGCGGCTCGGCCCGGCTGGTGGCCGGCTTTCGTCGCGCCGCTGCGGGATGCGCGCGCGTGGACGGCGACCGCCTACGCGGCGCTCGGTGCCGTGACGTCGTCGGTGGTGTTCGTGCTCGTCGTCGCGCTGGGCGGCGCCGGCCTCGCGGGCATCCTGGTCCCCGTGTACGGCGTCGGCCCGGTGCTGCACGACGCGCTCGGCTGGCCGGACGCGCTCCTGACGGCCGCGCTCGTCGTCGTCGGCGTGGTCGCGCTCTGGCTCGCCGCACTCGCCGCGCAGGGCGGCTCGCTGCTGCACGTGCGGATGGCGCGCGGGCTGCTGGGCCGCACGCGGGCGGCGGAGGAGATCGCCGCGGCGGAGCGGGCGCGGGCGCAGGCCGAGGTGCGGACGGCGCACGTCGAGGCGACGCGGACCCAGGTGGTCGGTGCCGCCGACGACGAGCGGCGGCGGATCGAGCGCGACCTGCACGACGGCGCCCAGCAGCGGCTCGTCGCGCTCGGCGTCGAGCTGGGTGCGGCGCGCCGGCGCAGCGCCGCCGACCCCGAGGCGGCCGCGGTCGCGCTCGAGCACGCCCACCGCGAGGTGCAGGAGACGCTGGCGGAGCTGCGGGACCTGGTGCGGGGCATCCACCCCGCCGTCCTGACCGACCGCGGGCTCGACGCGGCGCTCAGCGCGCTCGCGGCGCGGACCCCGCTGCCGGTGACCGTCGACGCGCCGGACGACGACGCGCTCGCGGCGTGCGGCGCCGCCGCCCAGGCCGCCGCGTACTTCGTCGTCGCCGAGGCGCTGACCAACGTCGCCAAGCACGCGGGTGCGACGAGCGCGCGGGTGCAGGTGCGCTGCGCGGACGGCCGGCTGCGGCTCGTCGTGCACGACGACGGGCGCGGGGGAGCCGCGGCGAGCCCGGGGAGCGGGCTCGACGGGCTGCGCAGCCGCATCGCGGCGCTGGACGGCACCTTCGACCTCGTCAGCCCCGCCGGGGCCGGCACGACCCTGACCGTGGAGGTGCCGTGCGCATCGTGA
- a CDS encoding response regulator transcription factor: MRIVIAEDSVLLLHGLTRLLTDEGHEVVGYRTADELVAALGADATLPDVLVTDVRMPPTHTDEGLRAAIHLRSLHPRLPVLVLSQYVEQRYARELFAGDVRGLGYVLKDRVTDVDELLGAIDRVATGGTVIDPEVVAQIMARSRRTGLEHLTPREREVMALMAEGRSNYAIADRLVVGLPAVEKHVTSILTKLGLPPDSDDHRRVLAVLRWLEHRPNGES; this comes from the coding sequence GTGCGCATCGTGATCGCCGAGGACTCGGTCCTCCTGCTGCACGGCCTGACGCGCCTGCTCACCGACGAGGGGCACGAGGTCGTCGGGTACCGCACGGCCGACGAGCTCGTGGCGGCACTGGGCGCCGACGCCACCCTCCCGGACGTCCTGGTCACCGACGTGCGGATGCCGCCCACGCACACCGACGAGGGCCTGCGCGCGGCGATCCACCTGCGCAGCCTCCACCCGCGGCTGCCCGTCCTGGTGCTGTCGCAGTACGTCGAGCAGCGGTACGCGCGCGAGCTGTTCGCGGGCGACGTCCGCGGTCTCGGGTACGTCCTGAAGGACCGCGTGACGGACGTGGACGAGCTGCTCGGCGCCATCGACCGCGTCGCGACCGGCGGCACGGTCATCGACCCCGAGGTCGTCGCCCAGATCATGGCGCGCTCGCGCCGCACCGGCCTCGAGCACCTGACGCCGCGCGAGCGCGAGGTCATGGCCCTCATGGCCGAGGGTCGCTCGAACTACGCGATCGCCGACCGGCTCGTCGTCGGGCTCCCCGCCGTCGAGAAGCACGTGACCTCGATCCTCACCAAGCTCGGCCTGCCGCCGGACTCCGACGACCACCGTCGCGTCCTGGCCGTGCTGCGCTGGCTCGAGCACCGACCGAACGGAGAGTCATGA
- a CDS encoding DUF4097 family beta strand repeat-containing protein: MTLVDAPVTPAAPPPTRSSGGRTLAWVGGTLGLLLILWAALDVVGLVARQEAVAQSTHAAAAVVELVADGDVTVRTSTASDVAVERTGRWAFVAPEFRTETAGDTLVVEYTCPWRYLWSCEADLDVTLPAGTQLVVRTSDGDVRASGSLGGAELRTSNGRVEASDVTGDLQVRSSNGDVVVGDVTGAVTAETSNGRIEVTGAGSLEAHTSNGDVDVLDVAGAVDVESSNGRIDIADARSDISAVTSNGDVTVRGTGEPVALDIDTSNGRQEVAGATDPAASIRVVIRSSNGSVAYLGPRGSDES, encoded by the coding sequence ATGACCCTCGTCGACGCGCCGGTGACACCGGCGGCACCGCCCCCCACGCGCTCCTCCGGCGGCCGCACGCTCGCCTGGGTGGGCGGCACGCTCGGGCTCCTCCTGATCCTGTGGGCCGCGCTCGACGTCGTGGGCCTCGTGGCCCGCCAGGAAGCCGTCGCGCAGTCCACCCACGCCGCGGCCGCGGTGGTGGAGCTCGTCGCCGACGGCGACGTGACCGTGCGCACCTCCACCGCCTCGGACGTCGCGGTCGAGCGCACCGGCCGGTGGGCGTTCGTGGCCCCCGAGTTCCGCACCGAGACGGCGGGGGACACCCTCGTCGTCGAGTACACCTGCCCGTGGCGCTACCTGTGGAGCTGCGAGGCCGACCTCGACGTCACGCTGCCGGCGGGCACGCAGCTCGTCGTGCGGACCTCGGACGGGGACGTGCGGGCGTCCGGGTCGCTGGGCGGCGCCGAGCTGCGCACCAGCAACGGGCGCGTCGAGGCCAGCGACGTCACCGGCGACCTGCAGGTGCGCTCCAGCAACGGGGACGTGGTGGTCGGTGACGTGACCGGCGCCGTGACCGCGGAGACGAGCAACGGGCGCATCGAGGTCACGGGTGCGGGCTCGCTCGAGGCGCACACGAGCAACGGCGACGTCGACGTGCTCGACGTCGCGGGTGCCGTCGACGTCGAGTCGAGCAACGGCCGGATCGACATCGCCGACGCGCGCTCCGACATCTCGGCCGTCACGAGCAACGGCGACGTGACCGTGCGGGGCACGGGCGAGCCGGTGGCGCTGGACATCGACACCTCGAACGGTCGTCAGGAGGTCGCCGGAGCGACCGACCCGGCCGCCAGCATCCGCGTCGTCATCCGCTCGTCGAACGGTTCCGTCGCCTACCTCGGCCCGCGGGGATCCGACGAGTCCTGA
- a CDS encoding metallophosphoesterase has protein sequence MSVPGPARAAGALVAAGAGALAWSLLEARWYTLREVTVPVLPGGHAPLRVLHVSDLHLTPSQRDKVAWVRDLATLDPHLVVDTGDNWAHPGSLGPLAQALEPLLARPGAFVMGSNDYIAPQPKNPARYLQRDARRQHANPPRQLPWRELLRLFTSADWVDLDNCRGALDVDGRRLSLVGTDDAHLDRDAFPDAGGADDARLDAARPVDLHLGVTHAPYRRVLDRMLEDDADLVLAGHTHGGQLAVPGWGALVTNCDLDTRRAKGLHGWPGARPDRSGGAGSTWLHVSGGLGTSPYAPVRFACRPEATLLTLVPA, from the coding sequence GTGAGCGTCCCCGGACCGGCCCGCGCGGCGGGCGCGCTGGTCGCGGCCGGCGCGGGCGCGCTCGCGTGGTCGCTGCTCGAGGCGCGCTGGTACACCCTGCGGGAGGTGACCGTCCCGGTCCTGCCCGGCGGCCACGCGCCGCTGCGGGTGCTGCACGTGTCGGACCTGCACCTGACGCCGTCCCAGCGGGACAAGGTCGCCTGGGTCCGTGACCTCGCGACGCTCGACCCGCACCTCGTCGTCGACACCGGCGACAACTGGGCGCACCCCGGGTCGCTCGGTCCGCTGGCGCAGGCGCTCGAGCCTCTTCTGGCGCGCCCGGGCGCCTTCGTCATGGGCTCCAACGACTACATCGCGCCGCAGCCCAAGAACCCCGCGCGGTACCTGCAGCGGGACGCACGCCGCCAGCACGCCAACCCGCCGCGCCAGCTGCCCTGGCGCGAGCTGCTGCGCCTGTTCACCTCGGCGGACTGGGTGGACCTCGACAACTGCCGTGGGGCCCTGGACGTCGACGGCCGCCGGCTCTCCCTCGTCGGGACCGACGACGCCCACCTGGACCGCGACGCGTTCCCGGACGCGGGCGGGGCGGACGACGCACGCCTCGACGCGGCCCGCCCGGTCGACCTGCACCTGGGCGTCACGCACGCGCCGTACCGGCGGGTGCTCGACCGCATGCTCGAGGACGACGCGGACCTGGTGCTCGCCGGCCACACCCACGGCGGGCAGCTCGCCGTGCCCGGCTGGGGTGCGCTCGTCACCAACTGCGACCTCGACACCCGCCGCGCCAAGGGCCTGCACGGCTGGCCGGGCGCCCGTCCCGACCGCAGCGGCGGCGCGGGCTCCACGTGGCTGCACGTGTCCGGTGGGCTGGGCACGTCGCCGTACGCGCCGGTGCGCTTCGCGTGCCGTCCGGAGGCGACGCTGCTCACCCTCGTGCCCGCATGA
- a CDS encoding penicillin-binding protein, which translates to MPQPARARGRQVNVFQALALLLSFVLVAAVGGVLAAGLVLPGVAVANGVTDMSITAFDDLPTELEQKPLPEKSSILASDGTLLATFYDQDRVVVPGDKIAQVMKDAVIATEDKRFYEHSGIDLMGMVRAAARNALNTSREGASTLTQQYVKNVLIEAARQADTPEERAEGIEQARTAEGAEGLARKLREAKLAITLEKTMSKDEILAKYLNIAQFGTSVYGVESAAQRYFGVSAADLNYLQAATIAGITQAPSRWDPLKDPKQSQTRRNTVLRLMHEQGYITDAEYKKGRAAKIKNSLHPKETQLGCMSADENVAGSGFFCDYVTKIIAKDETFGKTSQERSERLLEGGLTIWTTLDKDMQEAADKEVKAGVPVKDSSGVGSSIVVVEPGTGQVKAMAQNRIYNNTQEVGSRETAVNFNTDNAYGSASGFPPGSTFKPFTLLEWLREGHSLNETVDGTRMEYQQSEFNAPCTNLVGDYKFGNSEGSGGYMSVLKATENSVNSAYIAMASKLDLCKIMDGSADLGVHLAGGAAGEGTMPYRPSNVIGSDSIAPLTMAAAYAGFAANGVYCSPVAIVKVTDANGKKLKVPNADCHQGIEAKYAHAINFALSHVWEGTASNVPKPSFAAAGKTGTTTYNEHTWFIGYTPKLATAVWVGYPDGLKSMHEQTINGNTYWSGPYGSSIAAPTWARFMNDALEGGDNPDFTEADTDEIYGKQISVPYVVGLSESDARSRLYAAGFQVSVSSERVESDVAEGLVAEQSPSGSAVKGSVISLRLSSGPAPEPPDPCQEGKGPGCDNGNGNGNGNGDGNRGPGGDDGFWNGSVLDDSSSDVFRSTNGW; encoded by the coding sequence ATGCCCCAGCCTGCCCGCGCCCGTGGTCGTCAGGTCAACGTCTTCCAGGCGTTGGCCCTTCTGCTGTCGTTCGTGCTGGTCGCGGCCGTCGGCGGGGTGCTCGCGGCGGGCCTCGTCCTGCCGGGCGTGGCCGTCGCGAACGGCGTGACGGACATGAGCATCACGGCGTTCGACGACCTGCCGACCGAGCTCGAGCAGAAGCCCCTCCCGGAGAAGTCGAGCATCCTCGCCTCCGACGGCACCCTGCTCGCGACGTTCTACGACCAGGACCGCGTCGTGGTACCGGGCGACAAGATCGCGCAGGTGATGAAGGACGCCGTCATCGCGACCGAGGACAAGCGCTTCTACGAGCACTCGGGCATCGACCTCATGGGCATGGTGCGCGCCGCGGCGCGCAACGCGCTCAACACGTCCCGCGAGGGCGCGTCGACGCTGACGCAGCAGTACGTGAAGAACGTCCTCATCGAGGCCGCGCGGCAGGCGGACACCCCGGAGGAGCGCGCGGAGGGCATCGAGCAGGCCCGGACCGCGGAGGGTGCCGAGGGGCTGGCGCGCAAGCTGCGCGAGGCCAAGCTCGCCATCACGCTCGAGAAGACGATGTCGAAGGACGAGATCCTCGCGAAGTACCTCAACATCGCGCAGTTCGGCACGTCGGTCTACGGGGTCGAGTCGGCGGCGCAGCGGTACTTCGGCGTCTCCGCCGCGGACCTCAACTACCTCCAGGCGGCGACCATCGCGGGCATCACCCAGGCGCCGTCGCGCTGGGACCCGCTGAAGGACCCGAAGCAGTCGCAGACGCGGCGCAACACCGTGCTCCGGCTCATGCACGAGCAGGGCTACATCACGGACGCCGAGTACAAGAAGGGCCGCGCCGCCAAGATCAAGAACTCGCTCCACCCCAAGGAGACGCAGCTCGGCTGCATGTCGGCGGACGAGAACGTCGCCGGCTCCGGGTTCTTCTGCGACTACGTCACCAAGATCATCGCGAAGGACGAGACCTTCGGGAAGACGTCGCAGGAGCGCAGCGAGCGGCTGCTCGAGGGCGGCCTGACCATCTGGACCACGCTGGACAAGGACATGCAGGAGGCCGCCGACAAGGAGGTCAAGGCCGGTGTGCCGGTCAAGGACTCCTCCGGGGTGGGCAGCTCGATCGTCGTGGTCGAGCCCGGGACCGGGCAGGTCAAGGCGATGGCCCAGAACCGCATCTACAACAACACCCAAGAGGTGGGCTCGCGCGAGACCGCGGTGAACTTCAACACCGACAACGCGTACGGCAGCGCCTCCGGCTTCCCGCCCGGCTCGACGTTCAAGCCGTTCACGCTGCTCGAGTGGCTGCGTGAGGGCCACTCGCTGAACGAGACCGTCGACGGCACGCGCATGGAGTACCAGCAGAGCGAGTTCAACGCGCCCTGCACCAACCTCGTGGGCGACTACAAGTTCGGCAACTCCGAGGGCAGCGGCGGCTACATGAGCGTCCTCAAGGCCACCGAGAACTCCGTCAACTCCGCGTACATCGCGATGGCGAGCAAGCTCGACCTGTGCAAGATCATGGACGGCTCGGCGGACCTCGGCGTGCACCTCGCGGGCGGCGCGGCCGGTGAGGGCACCATGCCCTACCGCCCCTCGAACGTGATCGGTTCCGACTCGATCGCCCCCCTGACCATGGCCGCCGCGTACGCGGGCTTCGCCGCCAACGGCGTCTACTGCTCGCCGGTCGCGATCGTCAAGGTGACCGACGCCAACGGCAAGAAGCTCAAGGTCCCGAACGCCGACTGCCACCAGGGCATCGAGGCCAAGTACGCGCACGCCATCAACTTCGCGCTGAGCCACGTGTGGGAGGGCACCGCGAGCAACGTCCCGAAGCCGAGCTTCGCGGCCGCGGGCAAGACGGGAACGACGACCTACAACGAGCACACCTGGTTCATCGGCTACACCCCCAAGCTCGCGACCGCGGTCTGGGTCGGTTACCCCGACGGGCTGAAGTCGATGCACGAGCAGACGATCAACGGCAACACGTACTGGTCCGGCCCGTACGGCTCGTCGATCGCGGCGCCGACGTGGGCGCGCTTCATGAACGACGCGCTCGAGGGCGGCGACAACCCCGACTTCACCGAGGCCGACACCGACGAGATCTACGGCAAGCAGATCTCCGTGCCGTACGTCGTGGGCCTGAGCGAGAGCGACGCGCGCTCGCGGCTCTACGCCGCGGGGTTCCAGGTCTCCGTCTCGTCCGAGCGGGTCGAGTCCGACGTGGCCGAGGGCCTGGTGGCGGAGCAGAGCCCGAGCGGGAGCGCCGTCAAGGGCTCGGTGATCTCGCTGCGCCTGTCCTCCGGCCCGGCCCCCGAGCCGCCGGACCCGTGCCAGGAAGGCAAGGGTCCGGGCTGCGACAACGGCAACGGCAACGGCAACGGCAACGGTGACGGCAACCGCGGACCCGGCGGCGACGACGGGTTCTGGAACGGCAGCGTGCTCGACGACTCGAGCAGCGACGTCTTCCGCAGCACCAACGGCTGGTGA
- a CDS encoding WhiB family transcriptional regulator has translation MPGSRDGHWTAGAACGSGSMSPDALFVEGSAQREARAVCQTCPVRLECLADALDNRMDFGVWGGMTERERRGLLRRRPEVRSWWSELVPVEELVGS, from the coding sequence GTGCCAGGGTCTCGCGACGGTCACTGGACCGCCGGTGCTGCCTGCGGCTCGGGCAGCATGTCGCCCGACGCCCTCTTCGTCGAGGGATCGGCGCAGCGCGAGGCGCGCGCCGTGTGCCAGACCTGCCCGGTGCGCCTCGAGTGCCTCGCGGACGCGCTGGACAACCGCATGGACTTCGGCGTCTGGGGCGGGATGACCGAGCGCGAGCGCCGGGGCCTGCTGCGTCGCCGGCCCGAGGTGCGCTCGTGGTGGTCGGAGCTGGTCCCCGTCGAGGAGCTCGTCGGCAGCTGA
- a CDS encoding DUF4177 domain-containing protein, which yields MATTWEYATVPLIIHMTKAILDQWGADGWELVQVVPGPGDGLVAYLKRPTSA from the coding sequence ATGGCCACCACGTGGGAGTACGCGACCGTCCCTCTGATCATCCACATGACCAAGGCGATCCTGGACCAGTGGGGTGCCGACGGGTGGGAGCTCGTGCAGGTGGTGCCCGGCCCCGGTGACGGCCTGGTCGCCTACCTCAAGCGGCCCACGAGCGCCTGA
- a CDS encoding RidA family protein yields MGAAARLADLGLTLPAVAAPVAAYVPAVRSGAHVHTSGQLPFVDGALPATGKVGAAVSPDEAVDLAGTAALNALAAVAALVEREGGPAGADALDRIARVVKVVGFVASDPSFTGQPAVVNGASHLLHQVLGEAGVHARSAVGVAVLPLDSPVEVEIVVELTPADA; encoded by the coding sequence ATGGGCGCCGCTGCCCGCCTCGCGGACCTCGGCCTCACGCTCCCCGCCGTGGCGGCACCCGTCGCCGCGTACGTCCCCGCCGTCCGGTCCGGGGCGCACGTCCACACCTCCGGGCAGCTGCCCTTCGTCGACGGCGCGCTGCCGGCCACCGGGAAGGTGGGCGCCGCCGTGTCGCCCGACGAGGCCGTGGACCTGGCCGGGACGGCGGCCCTGAACGCGCTCGCCGCGGTGGCCGCGCTGGTCGAGCGCGAGGGCGGCCCGGCGGGCGCCGACGCGCTGGACCGCATCGCGCGCGTGGTCAAGGTCGTCGGGTTCGTCGCGAGCGACCCGTCGTTCACCGGGCAGCCCGCGGTCGTGAACGGCGCGAGCCACCTGCTGCACCAGGTGCTGGGCGAGGCCGGGGTGCACGCGCGGTCCGCGGTCGGCGTCGCGGTGCTCCCGCTCGACTCGCCGGTCGAGGTCGAGATCGTCGTCGAGCTGACCCCGGCGGACGCCTGA
- a CDS encoding Crp/Fnr family transcriptional regulator → MADDVVLSAPLFAGLDEESSLALVASMTPLEAARGDVLFHEGEPGDRLYVVREGKIKLGRRSNDGRENLLAVLGPGEMFGELSMFDPGPRTATATVVADAELVELGHEELFAWLSDKPTVSQHLLQALARRLRRTNEALADLVFSDVPGRVAKALLDLSTRFGEPVDEGVRVAHDLTQEELAQLVGASRETVNKALADFAARGWVRREGRAVVLLDIDRLERRAR, encoded by the coding sequence GTGGCTGACGACGTCGTGCTGTCGGCACCGCTGTTCGCGGGCCTCGACGAGGAGTCGTCCCTGGCGCTCGTGGCGAGCATGACGCCGCTCGAGGCCGCGCGGGGCGACGTGCTGTTCCACGAGGGCGAGCCGGGCGACCGGCTCTACGTGGTCCGCGAGGGGAAGATCAAGCTCGGCCGCCGCTCCAACGACGGGCGCGAGAACCTGCTGGCCGTGCTCGGCCCGGGCGAGATGTTCGGTGAGCTGTCGATGTTCGACCCGGGCCCGCGCACCGCGACCGCGACGGTGGTCGCGGACGCCGAGCTCGTCGAGCTCGGCCACGAGGAGCTCTTCGCGTGGCTCTCCGACAAGCCGACCGTGTCCCAGCACCTGCTGCAGGCGCTCGCCCGCCGCCTGCGCCGGACCAACGAGGCGCTCGCGGACCTCGTGTTCTCCGACGTCCCGGGCCGCGTCGCCAAGGCGTTGCTCGACCTCTCGACGCGCTTCGGCGAGCCGGTCGACGAGGGTGTGCGCGTCGCGCACGACCTGACGCAGGAGGAGCTCGCGCAGCTCGTCGGGGCGTCCCGCGAGACCGTCAACAAGGCGCTCGCCGACTTCGCCGCCCGCGGCTGGGTGCGGCGCGAGGGGCGCGCGGTCGTCCTGCTCGACATCGACCGCCTGGAGCGCCGCGCCCGCTGA
- the nth gene encoding endonuclease III, which produces MTTSEVPGTGGWRPDESALARTRRARRVDRALAVRYPDARCELDFTDPFTLLVATVLSAQTTDVRVNATTPALFARYPTPAELAAADPDELEEILRPLGFFRSKARAVTGLSQALVERHAGQVPARLADLVALPGVGRKTANVVLGNAFGIPGITTDTHVLRLSARLGYTASDDPLVVERELGALLPRADWTMACHRLIFHGRRTCHARRPACGACPVASLCPSAGIGETDPVRAAALVKG; this is translated from the coding sequence GTGACGACGAGCGAGGTGCCCGGCACCGGTGGCTGGCGGCCCGACGAGTCGGCGCTCGCCCGGACGCGGCGCGCGCGGCGCGTCGACCGTGCGCTGGCGGTGCGCTACCCCGACGCGCGGTGCGAGCTCGACTTCACGGACCCGTTCACGCTGCTCGTCGCGACCGTGCTCTCCGCCCAGACCACGGACGTCCGGGTCAACGCGACCACGCCCGCGCTGTTCGCGCGGTACCCGACGCCCGCGGAGCTCGCGGCGGCGGACCCGGACGAGCTCGAGGAGATTCTGCGGCCGCTCGGCTTCTTCCGGTCGAAGGCGCGCGCCGTCACCGGGTTGTCGCAGGCGCTCGTCGAGCGGCACGCCGGGCAGGTCCCCGCACGGCTCGCGGACCTCGTCGCGCTGCCCGGCGTCGGCCGCAAGACCGCGAACGTCGTGCTCGGCAACGCGTTCGGGATCCCGGGGATCACCACCGACACGCACGTCCTGCGGCTGTCCGCCCGGCTGGGGTACACGGCGTCCGACGACCCGCTCGTCGTCGAGCGTGAGCTCGGGGCGCTGCTCCCGCGCGCGGACTGGACCATGGCGTGCCACCGGCTGATCTTCCACGGGCGTCGGACCTGCCACGCGCGGCGGCCGGCCTGCGGGGCGTGCCCGGTCGCGTCGCTGTGCCCCTCGGCGGGCATCGGCGAGACCGATCCCGTGCGGGCCGCGGCCCTGGTGAAGGGATGA